DNA sequence from the Lycium barbarum isolate Lr01 chromosome 5, ASM1917538v2, whole genome shotgun sequence genome:
AGCATTAAAGCTCGTAAAAACTGTAGCAAAATCGTTGTTGCACAAGTTGTTGCTACTTCCTAGTCGAATAACAACCATGACTTTACTCCGGCGGCTGCTAAAGCCGTCGATGCCGCTGCCATTGCtcctgttgttgatgatgatgaggtGGCAGCGACGGTGGTGGAACGATGCCAAATCTGagaatacactcagatctgaaaAAGAGGGAGCAGTGGGTTTCACCGgagccaccaccaccaccactattaCTACCATCTCCATCTCCATCTCCAAACTCGAAAAAAACCTTAAGGTTCTAGTTCTTCAGATCTGAACTCAATATGCTTCATGTATTAATGGTTTTTGGTGGTGGTTCGGTATGGTTTTTGGAGTGGAGGAGGACAGTAGTGGATCGAAGAAAGGCGGCGGAGGAAGGAGGAGGTTTTTTCcagtttgttgtggtggttcAGGAGGGTTTTTGGAGTGAAGCAGGATGGTGGATCGGAAGAAAGGCGGCGGAGGAAGGAGGAGGTTTTTTCCAgttgttgtggtggttcggtggttgtggttgtggtgtttcagtatatttttgtatatttcagtatatttcgctatattttAATGTattgtttcagtatatttctgtatatttcagtgtactatttcaatatatttcagtatatttcagtgtactaTTTCAGTAtattatatttcaatgtatttctaatttacgaaATAGTTTCTGATACATTtaattgtattccattgtatatacgcgtactgcaattttatatttcttaaacaatcaaccatatttcattgtattccagtgtatatttttctgtatttggaagtatttctaaaagtttgtaatggagtaatttggagagagaaacatgggttgttatggaacttcagtcgttatgcgtgatacatgaatgatttaatttgacttaccatttaaaatgaaagaagagaatatgttccataaatacaacctctttttactctgccaaattttgtattttcgtgtatttcaaaaacgcgaaatacaaccGAATACAACAAAAACCAGCAAAAAACTTTTGAATGGAGTGATTTTGATAGAGAGATGTTAGCTGTAATGGAACCTTATGAGATTTCcgtgaatcatggaaccattaatacaaattaccatataatttgaaaaagatttttattgtCATAAATCACTACCAAAAAAGCGTCTTTTAGCCACGGTTTTTTAGCCACGGTTCCAAAAACCGTGGCAAAACTAACCAAAAAATGATAAATTTTCTACGGTGTTAGAACCGATGGCAAAATTTCGTGGGAAAATAAGGCGGGTACTAAATTTCACTCCCACCCTTTATTTTCATTTCCCcccatttatttttcttttggtgtTTATTAGTTTTCTCTTTCAACAAAAGCTCTTTCCACCCAAAAACTTCACCCAAAATTCGTACTCCACCAAAATCATTCGATTGCTTCATGAAAATTCAACTGATTCACCGTGCATAGCTTCGAATAGTAGCGGAAAATTGTAGAATCGCTTCTTCCAGGTAACAAATGTTTGAAAGTGGTAAATTTTTTTGTTCAATCTTCAATGGgttccttttagggtttctttttGTGCAAAATCTGAAAGTTTTTAGGGAAAGGAACAATTTTGGAAAGAAATTCCCTATGCATGAAAGAAATTTGGCTTTGGTCGCTTGTGTTCGTGAGTTTTACTTTGAGGTACTTTTGTGTGTGGAATTGCTTTTGTgattttttattaataaaaatacCACTACTGGGAGCGAAGCATCTATATGTAACACCAACTATGGATTAAGTGTAACTCTGTTTTCATAACTCAATTTCAATGGATTTAAACTATAGGCAAGTGTAGCCTATGTTGAAACTGTTTGAGAAGTGAGTTGAGAAAGTGTGACTTTATTATGGTATTAGATAATTAGAAGAAGCTATTCGACTATTCGATCACAGATTTATATTAGCTACTGAGTCTTTGCTGAACTTTGAGTAAGTGCTATGCGATGCTTGTACCGTTTGGTTTCTGGAAGAtgaaatattttgaaatttgTACCGTTTGGTTTATGGAAGATGAAATATTTATACTTTTGGAAATCAAAATTCAAGATTTCATTAGAAAGTTTTGATCTTTTTTGAGAATCAAGATTTTCCAGCAATTTACCTCGTGTATTTTTATTTAGCTGGCAAAGTGATAAACATAAAATAAGGATATACAGATTAAAGTCAGAACTTTCTATAGTATCCATTCTCTATTACAACATTTCACTGTAAGGGCCAAGTTGTTCTAGAACAGACTGTTTATGTTATGTTGTAATATATGTTCTTTATAACAACATTTGGCTATAGTAGCCAAAATATATCAGAACAaacgatgttgttatagagaggtttgactgtactcTAAGTAAGCTATATACATTGGAAGTGTAAAGTTCTGAACCACAAATTTCACCTTGTGAAATGGGAAAAGGTTATCCTACCAAAAAATCAGGGTGGGTTGGGAATAAGAGATTTAAACAAATACAACAAGAGCCTACTAATGAAATAGTGGTGGAGGTATGGCCAGGAGACACCTAGCCTCTGGAAAGAAGTGGTCAACATGAAGTATAGGAAACTTGACAACTGGTGCACCAAGAAAAATGCAGCCCCTCATGGTGTTGGTCGCTGGAAGTACATTAATAATATGAAGGATGACTTCTTCCAGGAAGTGTCCTTTAGGATTGGAAATGGCACCTCTGTAAAGTTTTGGAAAGATAAGTGGTTGCTTAATATTCCCCTGAAAGACTCTCTTCCTAATAGCAACAGAACCAGACTCCACAGTTGCAAGCAATAGAACTAGTGATAGACCATAAACCTTAATTATGAACATTATTATAAGGAGTTCAAATTGTCAAAACGGAATAAAAAttgattttttcttattttcctcACTTAGCAGTGTATTTAGCATCAAAGATTTGCTTATTAAAAGTATCATGTCTTATATGTTCATACAAGTCATGAATGAAGAAATTTTGTGTTAAATGGGTTATTTGAATTGCAATCCTGCAGTTAAATGAAATGTCGGAGAGAATTCCTAGCGCTATGTGTTATAATATGCGATTCTACTGTTGTCTAGCTATTGTTATTAATTAATTCCACTGTTGATCTGTATACCTAGTATGAATGGAGCATATTTATTCATATTTCACAAGAGCATACCTCTGTTTACTTCTTATTGTTTGCTGGCTGTTCATCGAGTTTTGGATAGTGATTCGAGAAGTTACGGTTTGAACTGCTATTGGATATTGGTTGCTGGATTTCTTATTCTTAATCTGCTTCTTCTCAACTGGTTAGTATCGCATTGATGTAATATCAGTTCCTTTGTTGTAGTTTTCAGCCTTAGTTTACGCATTTGATGTCATTTGAATGCTCCCTAAATTTCTTAAACTCAATTATTTTGTATTGTATAGAAGAAGGCAAACATTACCATGAATGAATTGTTTTTCCTTCtctctttttgttctttttttggtTGTTGAGGGATGCAGATTAGTGATTTCTAGATTTTAATTTGTGTTAATAGAAATAGGTGTTGTAAAGTTTGATGaagtttttttcttttccttgttgTGCGGGTAAGAGGTGCTTATAAAGGCTCATCAGGGGTGAGTCACTGTTAAAAAGCTAGCTTTTCTTCTTTGGTTTAAACATCTGGTGAGTCTTCTCAAGTGCTAGTAGCTTCCTTTGCTGGTCACTCCCTTGTTAGTACTGATATTGGTTTAATACAGTGATAGTCACACCCATTTATGCTCTGTATTTGCGCAAGGATTTGACTCATTTAGTTTGAAATTTCTCTAAGCTCATCAAGTTGCATACTAAGGAAACTAGTTTTAATTGGTGAAATTATCTTCACACAAAATTGTGTCATGGAAATAGAACTAGGACCTGTTAATCTACTTGGCTTGTTTCAGTTTATTCTAGTTGTCCTTGTAGTGTTGTCTTCTCCCTCTTTTCAATAGATTTAAGTAACTTAAAGTTTTGTATCCTTTAAAGTAACCTCTGCATGAAAACTATCATATTCTAGGAGACCATGAAAAGAAAACGCAAGAATTCAGCTCAAGCACTGTTGGAAAGTCTAAGAGGACAGCAAGCTGATAATAATAGCCCAACTTCTCAAAATCTGCAGCAACAAATTAGTGGTGATCAACTTGATGCCCAACATGAGAATGAGAACATAGAAACCCCTACACTCAGTGATGACAACTTAAATTCTTTTTCAAGCTCTAATGAAGCTAACTCAagcagaaagagaaagaggagcccTTACTTGTCAATATCAGAGGTTAGAGATAAACTTAATGCAATTGTTGAATTGAAATAATGGAGTTTGATTGGTTGTTTAAAACTGTTATATCTTGGAAGTTTTTCTGTTTGCTTGTTCTTGTTTAGGTATGgaatgtgtgtttgtgtgtgaaATGAAGACTCTAACTCTTCATCTTATGTTGTTGTTAACAAAAGAATTGAATTCCACTTTCCTGGAAACATAAGAATGCAATTCCGCTTTCTCATTAATGTTGATGATTGCTTGTTAAATGATAGGTATTTCGACTAGAGAAATTACAACTCAAAAGATGCAAGCAGATCGAGTTTGGAACttggaaaaaaataaaacaattatGGTGGAACTCAACGGGGATGGACAAGGAAGTGATAATGGTTCAAACTTGCTTGTTAgatttcttggcaaactttctcaaAAGTCAATAATTTGTCCAATATCAGTTGAGAGATGGGATAGAATGCCAGACGCGAAAAATCGCCTACAGTGGCAGCTTATTGAGGTAACTATCTTAATTTTTTCAGGTTCAATTAGTATATCTTTTTTCATTAAATATTGGTTCATGAATGTAAATTCATTTGAAGGagaattttgagtttgattaTGCTGTTGGAATTAAATGGGTGATGCATACTTTACGCGATAGATGGAGGGCCTATAAATATACATTAAGAAATAAAACCTTCTACCCTAACAAAAGTAAGGAAGAGATACTTGCTAATCCTCCGGAATACGTGGATTCTATTGAGTGGGCTGCTTTTGTGCATCACTAtcaagaagagaagatgaaggtAATTGTTCTTTCATAAAAGTCTAGTTATCTCACTTAATTCATGTCCAAtaaaatcaatatatatatataattaattaaattgatCTTTGAGAATCGCAGAAACAAAGTGAACAAAATACAAGAAATCGAAGTAAACTTAAAGTCCCGCATGCCGGTGGTAGCAAAAGCAATGCAAGGAGAGGTCGTCAAATGGTAAGTTTCTTTACCttgaattttgttttgaaaatcacTTTATTATACCAAATAAAATGTGTTGCATGCTACTTTGTTTTTTAATCGATACTTGATTAATGATAGGAGAAAAAACATGGAAGGCCTGTGTGCCGAAGTGAGGTTATTTTGTCAACTTTACTGAAAAAGAATGGCAACTATGTGAATGAAGAAGGGAAGATTATAGCTGTAAGTTCCAAACACTTATCCATTTTCAAATTTCagttataatgttgttttctggtgataattttctcaaaaatggtGTAAAAAATGCATCAACTCTGGTTTCCCTCCTGAACTCAATAGCTGACTAAGTAAGTGAGTGTGGAGTGCTGAACTTGA
Encoded proteins:
- the LOC132642715 gene encoding uncharacterized protein LOC132642715 isoform X1, with protein sequence MVELNGDGQGSDNGSNLLVRFLGKLSQKSIICPISVERWDRMPDAKNRLQWQLIEENFEFDYAVGIKWVMHTLRDRWRAYKYTLRNKTFYPNKSKEEILANPPEYVDSIEWAAFVHHYQEEKMKKQSEQNTRNRSKLKVPHAGGSKSNARRGRQMEKKHGRPVCRSEVILSTLLKKNGNYVNEEGKIIADKISEHLSQDQEHAVTLGVPLKILAHPNDAIGKVYGAEHSGRVRGLGGNICPSTAFGMPKHSISHANLGGSSNMSHLRVEDLEKHVGTLKEKLIGYEETKEKLEDTKEQLVETKERLAQNENHLATLHRFLQAKFGSELPSFNLDSS
- the LOC132642715 gene encoding uncharacterized protein LOC132642715 isoform X2, encoding MVELNGDGQGSDNGSNLLVRFLGKLSQKSIICPISVERWDRMPDAKNRLQWQLIENFEFDYAVGIKWVMHTLRDRWRAYKYTLRNKTFYPNKSKEEILANPPEYVDSIEWAAFVHHYQEEKMKKQSEQNTRNRSKLKVPHAGGSKSNARRGRQMEKKHGRPVCRSEVILSTLLKKNGNYVNEEGKIIADKISEHLSQDQEHAVTLGVPLKILAHPNDAIGKVYGAEHSGRVRGLGGNICPSTAFGMPKHSISHANLGGSSNMSHLRVEDLEKHVGTLKEKLIGYEETKEKLEDTKEQLVETKERLAQNENHLATLHRFLQAKFGSELPSFNLDSS